The Nitrospirota bacterium genome includes a region encoding these proteins:
- a CDS encoding rubredoxin: MQRYVCIVCGYIYDPEIGDPDVGIEPGTPFEELPDDWVCPECGAAKDLFEKEA; this comes from the coding sequence ATGCAAAGGTATGTTTGTATAGTCTGTGGGTATATCTATGACCCGGAGATTGGTGACCCTGATGTCGGGATAGAGCCGGGAACGCCATTTGAGGAACTGCCGGATGACTGGGTCTGCCCGGAGTGCGGAGCCGCTAAAGACCTGTTTGAGAAGGAGGCTTAA
- a CDS encoding FprA family A-type flavoprotein yields MAVRELKPGVYSVGAIDWHRRLFDELIPLPHGTSYNSYLIKGSEKTVLVDTVDPSREHELLSNLQKAGVNRIDYIVANHAEQDHSGTIPGILRVYPDVMVLTNQKCSGMLVDHLGINEEKVLTITDRSTISLGDRTLEFIFAPWVHWPETMFTYSREDKILFSCDFLGSHFASSSLFANNEAKVYEGAKRYYAEIMMPFRKSINRHLEIIKGLDVEMIAPSHGPVYEETETILSMCREWVSDSVNNKVVIIYVSMHGSTEKMVSRLIETLIERGISVRPFNLTGADMGELAISLIDPATIVIASPTVLAGAHPEVAYAVSLVNALRPKLKFGAIIGSYGWAGKMVEQITAMMSSLKLDMFEPVLAKGHPGETDLQAIDHLADEILQKHRDAGLIK; encoded by the coding sequence ATGGCAGTCAGAGAACTAAAGCCCGGTGTATACTCGGTAGGTGCTATAGACTGGCACAGGAGGCTGTTTGACGAACTTATACCTTTGCCGCATGGTACAAGCTACAACTCATATCTTATAAAGGGTAGTGAAAAAACTGTTCTTGTGGACACCGTTGACCCTTCCCGTGAACACGAACTACTGTCAAATCTTCAGAAGGCAGGGGTAAACAGGATAGACTATATTGTTGCCAATCATGCCGAACAGGACCATTCCGGTACCATTCCGGGGATACTCAGGGTTTATCCGGATGTTATGGTCTTAACAAACCAGAAATGCAGCGGCATGCTTGTAGACCATCTTGGTATTAATGAGGAAAAGGTTTTAACTATAACAGACAGATCAACCATTTCCCTGGGAGACAGGACATTAGAGTTTATATTTGCCCCCTGGGTGCACTGGCCTGAAACAATGTTTACATACAGCAGGGAGGATAAGATACTATTTTCCTGTGATTTCCTCGGTTCCCACTTTGCATCAAGCAGCCTCTTTGCGAATAATGAGGCAAAGGTATACGAAGGGGCAAAGAGGTATTATGCAGAGATCATGATGCCCTTCAGGAAAAGTATTAACAGGCATCTGGAAATAATAAAGGGGTTGGATGTTGAGATGATAGCACCAAGCCATGGTCCTGTTTATGAAGAAACTGAAACCATTCTAAGCATGTGCAGGGAGTGGGTTTCGGATAGTGTAAACAACAAAGTAGTTATAATATATGTTTCAATGCATGGCAGCACGGAAAAAATGGTCAGCCGCCTCATTGAGACATTAATCGAAAGAGGAATAAGTGTAAGACCTTTTAATCTAACGGGTGCAGACATGGGAGAACTGGCCATCTCCCTTATAGACCCTGCTACCATTGTCATAGCATCTCCTACCGTTCTTGCAGGCGCTCATCCGGAGGTTGCATATGCAGTCTCTCTTGTAAATGCCCTCAGACCAAAATTAAAATTCGGCGCCATAATAGGGTCTTATGGCTGGGCCGGAAAGATGGTAGAACAGATAACTGCTATGATGAGTTCACTGAAACTTGATATGTTTGAACCTGTATTGGCAAAAGGACATCCGGGAGAAACAGATTTGCAGGCGATAGACCACCTTGCTGATGAGATATTGCAAAAACACAGAGATGCAGGATTAATAAAGTAA
- the rtcA gene encoding RNA 3'-phosphate cyclase — protein MAKTQRCRINKVKTPYITIDGSYGEGGGQILRTALAMSIIHSRPVEIVNIRKGRKKSGLLPQHLTCVNACRDISEAYIEGNVLGSDFLRFRPGDVKGGSFSFDVAEKTGSAGSTSLVLQTLMPALIFAGHPSTIKLMGGTHVSWSPPFHYLQNIFVPVIEKMGCSLNLIIDQWGWYPIGGGIVHAEIHTSERLTGIRMDERGELLSIKGLSAASNLPASIAERQRSEGLKILRPYCADTEIEIISAPSRGKGTFFFIMARYENVITGFSSLGAIGKTSEEVAREACREFIDYHNSQGAVDPHLADQLIPYISISDEPSSFTTSKITNHLLTNIWTVRHFIDMDISVTGVEGEYGKVFKAGKTS, from the coding sequence ATTGCAAAAACACAGAGATGCAGGATTAATAAAGTAAAGACTCCATACATTACAATAGACGGAAGCTACGGTGAGGGCGGCGGGCAGATATTAAGGACTGCCCTTGCCATGTCAATTATCCATTCCAGACCTGTTGAGATTGTTAATATAAGGAAGGGACGTAAGAAGAGCGGCCTGCTGCCTCAGCACCTGACCTGTGTCAATGCATGCAGGGATATATCAGAGGCATACATAGAGGGAAATGTATTAGGGTCTGATTTTCTGCGATTTCGTCCCGGAGATGTAAAGGGGGGAAGTTTTAGTTTCGATGTTGCTGAGAAGACGGGCAGCGCCGGGTCAACTTCTCTTGTTTTACAAACATTGATGCCTGCATTAATCTTTGCAGGGCATCCTTCAACGATTAAATTGATGGGGGGCACACATGTGTCATGGAGTCCGCCGTTTCACTATCTGCAAAATATATTTGTGCCGGTGATAGAAAAGATGGGTTGTTCTCTTAACCTCATCATTGACCAATGGGGTTGGTATCCCATCGGCGGCGGTATTGTTCATGCTGAGATACATACGTCGGAACGATTGACCGGTATTCGTATGGATGAGAGGGGAGAACTTCTTAGCATAAAAGGTCTATCAGCCGCATCAAATCTTCCTGCATCAATAGCTGAAAGGCAGAGGTCGGAAGGATTAAAAATTCTGAGACCATACTGTGCAGACACTGAAATAGAGATTATTTCTGCACCATCGAGAGGGAAAGGTACATTCTTTTTCATCATGGCCAGATATGAAAATGTTATAACCGGGTTCTCCTCGCTTGGTGCTATCGGCAAGACTTCTGAGGAGGTCGCAAGGGAGGCTTGCAGGGAATTTATTGATTACCACAATTCACAAGGGGCAGTGGACCCTCATCTTGCTGACCAACTCATACCTTACATCTCAATATCAGACGAGCCATCCTCGTTTACAACTTCTAAGATAACAAACCACCTACTGACGAATATCTGGACAGTAAGGCACTTTATTGATATGGACATTAGCGTAACCGGTGTAGAAGGGGAGTATGGAAAAGTGTTTAAGGCCGGTAAAACATCATAG
- a CDS encoding MerR family transcriptional regulator, which produces MRKNITLSVDEKLLKKARFAASQKHTTLTSIIREYLENYIRQNEVYEDAMLRMLKRFSMKPLSVGRKKWKREDLHER; this is translated from the coding sequence ATGCGAAAAAACATTACCTTATCAGTAGATGAAAAATTATTAAAGAAGGCCAGATTTGCGGCATCTCAAAAGCATACTACTCTCACATCCATTATCCGCGAATACCTTGAAAACTATATCAGACAAAATGAGGTATATGAAGATGCCATGTTGAGGATGTTGAAACGTTTCTCCATGAAACCACTATCTGTCGGTAGGAAAAAGTGGAAGCGAGAGGATCTACATGAGCGATAA